CTCCGGGTCCTTAAAACCCGGGTCCCGGAAAGTCAACGACAGCTCGACGAAGCGGAAAGGACACGGACACGGCGGAGAGAAGCAGTTCGCGATGATCGAAGAGGAAGGGCTGTTAGACGACGGAGAGAGAGATCGTGATACGCTTCCTCGTCGGTGCTATGTCTTAGCCTTCGTCGTTGGATTCTTCATACTCTTTGGTCTCTTCTCTTTGATTCTTTACGGTGCTGCTAAACCTCAGAAACCAAAGATAACCGTcaaggttagtttttttttttttttttttttttttagttagttagttagtgttccgaattttaaaaatctgatttttttttaagaataattCGATTTCTCAAGATCTGTAACTTTTGCCACCACAGAGTATAACATTCGAGACGCTCAAGATCCAAGCTGGTCAAGATGCTGGTGGTGTCGGAACCGATATGATCACCATGAACGCGACTCTTAGAATGTTGTATCGAAACACTGGAACTTTCTTTGGTGTCCATGTAACTTCAACTCCTGTCGATCTCAGTTTCTCTCAGATGAAAATCGGCTCCGGTTCTGTAAGTCCTCCTCATCAAAATTCAGACATTGCATAAATCGGAACAATACTCTGCAAACTAGGCCTcagttttttgaatttttcgtATGTTCTTGTCGGATTCAATTCTTGTCGGAAGTTTCAGTTCAGTTTTAGATCGGTTCGGGTCAATCTGCAATTAAAATCcctaaattgttttttttttttttgaacatccAATAAAAATTGAGATTAGCATAATTTTCCAACACATACAATTATTTGTGAGGCCATATTAGGTTCTGATGTATTATGATACATTGCAGATTAAGAAGTTTTATCAGTCAAGGAAGAGCGAGAGAACGGTATTGGTACACGTGATCGGAGAGAAGATTCCTTTATACGGAAGTGGCGCGACATTGATACCGCCGGCGCCTCCAGCTCCACTTCCGAAAcctaaaaagaagaagaaaggagctCCGGTTGTTATTCCTGACCCGCCCGCACCTTCTGCACCGGTTCCTATGAGACTCAGTTTCGTTGTTCGATCACGAGCTTACGTGTTGGGGAGGTTAGTGAAGCCCAAGTTCCTCAAGAAGATCGAGTGTGACATCAACTTCGAACACAAGAAGCTCAATAAGCATATACCTATCACCAAGAATTGCACCGTCACTACTGTTTGATTTGAAGAACCATTTTTAGTGAGGAAAAAAAGGATGTCGTATAAGGGTAACGTGATTACAGCTCTACGGTCAGTATTTTGGGTTCTCTGGGCAGCGCGTTGAAGGTAACGAATGAAAAACTGTCGGTGGCTTTAGTTTACTTGAGTGGTTGGTTTTGGACCTTTGtgattagttattttattttatctgtgaaaagaatTTAAAATTGTGTGgagaatatattaat
The sequence above is drawn from the Raphanus sativus cultivar WK10039 unplaced genomic scaffold, ASM80110v3 Scaffold0072, whole genome shotgun sequence genome and encodes:
- the LOC108848001 gene encoding uncharacterized protein LOC108848001 — its product is MHGKTDSEVTSIAASSPARSPRRPVYYVQSPSRDSHDGEKTATSFHSTPVLSPMGSPPHSQSSMGRHSRESSSTRFSGSLKPGSRKVNDSSTKRKGHGHGGEKQFAMIEEEGLLDDGERDRDTLPRRCYVLAFVVGFFILFGLFSLILYGAAKPQKPKITVKSITFETLKIQAGQDAGGVGTDMITMNATLRMLYRNTGTFFGVHVTSTPVDLSFSQMKIGSGSIKKFYQSRKSERTVLVHVIGEKIPLYGSGATLIPPAPPAPLPKPKKKKKGAPVVIPDPPAPSAPVPMRLSFVVRSRAYVLGRLVKPKFLKKIECDINFEHKKLNKHIPITKNCTVTTV